In one window of Hevea brasiliensis isolate MT/VB/25A 57/8 chromosome 10, ASM3005281v1, whole genome shotgun sequence DNA:
- the LOC110645242 gene encoding LOW QUALITY PROTEIN: serine hydroxymethyltransferase, mitochondrial (The sequence of the model RefSeq protein was modified relative to this genomic sequence to represent the inferred CDS: substituted 1 base at 1 genomic stop codon), whose amino-acid sequence MAMAMALRRLSSSVDKPICPLFNATSLYYMSSLPNEAVYDKEKFHVTWPKQLNAPLEAVDPEIADIIELEKARQWKGLELIPSENFTSVSVMQAVGSVMTNKYSEGYPGARYYGGNEYIDMAESLCQKRALEAFRLDPAKWGVNVQSLSGSPANFQVYAALLKPHDRIMALDLPHGGHLSHGYQTDTKKISAVSIFFXTMPYILNESTGYIDYDQLEKSATLFRPKLIVAGASAYARLYDYARIRQVCDKQKAILLADMAHISGLVAGGVIPSPFEYADIVTTTTHKSLRGPRGAMIFFRKGVEEVNKQGKEVLYDYEEKINQAVFPGLQGGPHNHTIAGLAVALKQATSPEYKAYQEQVLSNCSKFAQTLVEKGYELVSGGTENHLVLVNLKNKGIDGSRVEKVMEAVHIAANKNTVPGDVSAMVPGGIRMGTPALTSRGFVEEDFVKVAEFFDAAVKLTVKIKDQTKGTKLKDFVATIPHFQSEIVKLRHDVEEYAKQFPTIGFEKETMKYDVAQPQVMQ is encoded by the exons ATGGCTATGGCAATGGCGCTTCGCAGGCTCTCCTCTTCCGTCGACAAGCCCATTTGTCCTCTCTTCAATGCCACCTCCCTCTATTACATG TCTTCGTTGCCTAATGAAGCTGTGTACGACAAGGAGAAATTTCATGTCACT TGGCCAAAGCAGCTCAATGCACCGCTGGAAGCCGTGGACCCTGAGATTGCTGACATTATTGAGCTCGAGAAAGCGCGCCAATGGAAG GGGCTTGAACTCATACCCTCGGAGAACTTCACATCCGTATCAGTGATGCAAGCTGTTGGATCAGTCATGACCAACAAGTATAGTGAAGGATATCCTGGTGCTAGATATTATGGAGGAAACGA GTATATTGACATGGCAGAATCCTTATGTCAGAAACGGGCGTTGGAAGCATTTCGATTGGATCCTGCAAAATGGGGAG TCAATGTGCAGTCTCTATCTGGGTCTCCTGCAAATTTTCAAGTCTATGCTGCATTGTTAAAACCTCATGATAGAATCATGGCACTTGATCTTCCTCATGGTGGGCATCTTTCTCATGGCTATCAG ACGGATACCAAAAAAATATCTGCAGTGTCAATATTTTTTTAGACAATGCCGTACATATTGAATGAGAGCACTGGTTATATTGACTATGACCAG TTGGAGAAAAGTGCCACTCTTTTCAGACCAAAGTTAATAGTTGCTGGTGCTAGTGCTTATGCTCGTCTGTATGATTATGCACGTATTCGCCAG GTTTGCGACAAACAAAAAGCTATACTTTTGGCAGATATGGCACATATTAGTGGATTGGTTGCTGGTGGTGTCATACCATCACCTTTTGAGTATGCAGATATAGTGACCACTACAACTCACAAGTCACTTCGTGGGCCACGCGGAGCGATGATTTTCTTCAGGAAGGGCGTGGAAGAAGTTAACAAACAAGGCAAAGAG GTGTTGTATGACTATGAAGAAAAAATCAATCAAGCTGTCTTTCCAGGACTTCAAGGTGGCCCCCACAACCACACAATTGCTGGTTTAGCAGTTGCATTGAAACAG GCTACAAGTCCAGAGTACAAAGCTTATCAAGAGCAAGTTCTTAGTAATTGCTCAAAGTTCGCACAG ACTTTAGTTGAGAAGGGATATGAACTTGTTTCTGGTGGAACTGAGAACCATTTAGTTTTGGTGAATTTGAAGAACAAG GGTATTGATGGCTCCAGAGTTGAAAAGGTGATGGAAGCTGTTCACATTGCTGCAAACAAAAACACTGTTCCTGGAGATGTATCTGCCATGGTTCCTGGtggcataagaatgg GAACCCCTGCTCTTACATCTAGGGGATTTGTTGAGGAGGATTTTGTTAAGGTAGCAGAATTCTTTGATGCTGCTGTGAAGTTGACAGTGAAGATCAAGGATCAAACCAAAG GGACAAAGTTGAAGGACTTTGTGGCTACAATTCCTCACTTCCAATCTGAGATTGTCAAACTGCGCCATGATGTTGAAGAGTATGCTAAGCAATTCCCAACTATTGGGTTTGAGAAAGAAACCATGAAgtatgatgtggcccaaccgcaa gttatgcagtaa